DNA from Streptococcus parasuis:
TGATTGCAATCGTTGTGTTGCAGCCTGTCCGACGTCTTGTCTATTAGGTGACACGACCATGAATGCCCGTCGTTGCCTGTCCTTTCAGACACAGGATAAGGGGATGATGGACTTGGAATTTCGTAAGAAAATCAAGACGGTCATCTATGGTTGTGATATTTGCCAGATTTGTTGTCCTTACAATAAGGGAATTTCCAGTCCACCTGTTGTAGAAATCGACCCTGATTTGGCTGAGCCTGAGCTGATTCCATTCTTGGAGTTATCAAATGGACAATTTAAGGAAAAATTTGGCATGATTGCTGGCTCTTGGCGAGGGAAAAATATTCTTCAGCGCAATGCTATCATTGCCTTGGCCAATAGTAATGACCGCTCTGCCATTCCCAAACTCTTAGAAATCATCGATAAGAAACAAAATCCTGTCCACATGGCAACGGCTATCTGGGCCTTGGGGCAATTGGTCAAACAGCCCAATGATGAGATGGTTTCCTTTATTGCAGGTATTTCATCAGACAATGATGATGTCATAGCAGAGCAAACGGCCTTTCTCAACATGGTCAAGGACTTGCAAATGTGATATAATAAAGATTATGAATAAAAATGAGGTGTATATGGATACAGCAGAAATTCGCCAAAAGATTGAAGAACTTGGCAAAAAATTAACTTCTTTTAGGGGGTCTCTTTGACTTAGAAGGTCTGGAAGAAGAGATTGCCATTCTTGAGAACAAGATGACGGAGCCAGACTTCTGGAATGATAATTTGGCAGCCCAGAAGACGTCTCAGGAGTTGAATGAATTAAAAAATACCTATGGAAATTTCCATCAGATGTTGGATTTATATGATGAATCCGAAATTCTGCTAGATTTTTTAGCAGAAGATGAGTCTGTTCGGGATGAACTGGTTGAAAAGTTGACAGAATTGGACAAAGCCATGACTGCTTACGAGATGACCCTGCTCTTGTCCGAACCCTATGATCACAATAACGCTATCTTGGAAATCCATCCGGGTTCGGGTGGTACCGAGGCACAAGACTGGGGAGAAATGCTTCTGCGGATGTATCAGCGTTATGGAAATGCCAAAGGTTTTACAGTAGAAACATTGGATTACCAAGCTGGTGATGAGGCTGGTATTAAGTCCGTAACCCTAAGCTTTACTGGGCCAAACGCCTATGGCTTGCTGAAGTCAGAAATGGGAGTTCACCGTTTGGTACGTATCTCACCATTTGACTCGGCAAAGCGTCGGCATACTTCTTTTACATCTGTAGAGGTGATGCCTGAGTTGGATGATACCATCGAAATTGAAATCCGAGA
Protein-coding regions in this window:
- the queG gene encoding tRNA epoxyqueuosine(34) reductase QueG, which codes for MNIKEEIIKLSQEIGISKIGFTTADDFDYLEKSLRASQEEGRSSGFEHKNIEERIRPKLSLESAKTIISIAVAYPRHLPVKPQKTEYKRGKITPSSWGLDYHYILQDKMERLARGIEKLTDGLEYKAMVDTGALVDTAVARRAGIGFIGKNGLVISKEFGSYMFLGELVTNLDIEPDQPIDYDCGDCNRCVAACPTSCLLGDTTMNARRCLSFQTQDKGMMDLEFRKKIKTVIYGCDICQICCPYNKGISSPPVVEIDPDLAEPELIPFLELSNGQFKEKFGMIAGSWRGKNILQRNAIIALANSNDRSAIPKLLEIIDKKQNPVHMATAIWALGQLVKQPNDEMVSFIAGISSDNDDVIAEQTAFLNMVKDLQM
- the prfB gene encoding peptide chain release factor 2 (programmed frameshift) yields the protein MDTAEIRQKIEELGKKLTSFRGSLDLEGLEEEIAILENKMTEPDFWNDNLAAQKTSQELNELKNTYGNFHQMLDLYDESEILLDFLAEDESVRDELVEKLTELDKAMTAYEMTLLLSEPYDHNNAILEIHPGSGGTEAQDWGEMLLRMYQRYGNAKGFTVETLDYQAGDEAGIKSVTLSFTGPNAYGLLKSEMGVHRLVRISPFDSAKRRHTSFTSVEVMPELDDTIEIEIRDDEVKMDTFRSGGAGGQNVNKVSTGVRLTHIPTGIVTQSTVDRTQYGNRDRAMKLLQAKLYQLEQEKKTAEVDLLKGDKKEITWGSQIRSYVFTPYTMVKDHRTGYEVAQVDKVMDGDLDGFIDAYLKWRIS